In the Paenibacillus sp. FSL H7-0357 genome, one interval contains:
- a CDS encoding HD domain-containing protein, whose translation MNHTQLIAESERFAKEQLAGDSTGHDWFHTERVRNTAALIAEMEKGDVFICTVAATLHDVADEKLNPSKEAGLDKVHNWLKQHLADEAQIKHIMLIIETMSFSGGGGEPMSTLEGRIVQDADRLDALGAIGIARTMVFSGAKGRPVYDPEIAPRDESLQKEYRDYSKGTAVNHFYEKLLKLKDLMNTPYGRKLAEERHDFMLGFLEQFYKEWNQGSH comes from the coding sequence GTGAATCATACACAACTTATTGCCGAGTCTGAAAGGTTTGCGAAGGAGCAGCTGGCCGGAGATTCCACCGGTCATGACTGGTTTCACACAGAACGTGTGCGGAATACGGCGGCACTGATTGCGGAGATGGAGAAGGGGGATGTTTTTATTTGTACAGTCGCTGCGACATTGCATGATGTTGCCGACGAGAAGCTGAACCCTTCCAAGGAAGCAGGACTGGATAAAGTACATAACTGGCTTAAGCAGCACCTGGCGGATGAAGCCCAAATCAAACATATCATGCTCATCATTGAGACGATGTCCTTCAGCGGCGGTGGGGGTGAACCAATGTCGACCTTGGAAGGGCGGATTGTGCAGGACGCAGACCGGCTGGATGCGCTTGGCGCCATAGGCATTGCCAGAACGATGGTGTTCTCGGGTGCGAAGGGACGTCCGGTGTATGATCCGGAGATCGCGCCGCGCGATGAATCGCTGCAGAAGGAATACCGCGATTATTCCAAGGGGACGGCGGTCAATCATTTTTATGAGAAGCTGCTGAAACTGAAAGACCTGATGAATACCCCCTATGGCCGCAAGCTGGCCGAAGAACGGCATGATTTCATGCTGGGCTTTCTGGAGCAATTTTATAAGGAATGGAATCAAGGCAGCCATTAA
- a CDS encoding DEAD/DEAH box helicase → MSELQFREYGLNEEIIRALDVLKYLEPTEVQSKVIPVALQGQDLIVKSQTGSGKTASFGIPLCELVDWAENKPQALVLTPTRELAAQVKEDITNIGRFKRIKAVALFGKQPFAPQKIELTQKTHVVVGTPGRVFDHIERGTLPLQRIKYLVIDEADEMLSMGFIEQIEKIIQQLPRERVTMLFSATLPEAVKNLCRKYMQSPADIEIEASGITTASIEHALIEVRQAAKFQLLCDLLTVENPDSCIIFCRTQDQVNALFRGLADLEYPVDKIHGGMMQDERFEVMNAFKRGQFRYLIATDVAARGIDIENITHVINYDIPLEKESYVHRTGRTARAGKSGKAITLVTPNEHKWVADIEGYIGFSLPVMKAPSDDAVAYAKPAFDLKLGKQQVRKAGKTEVMNENIMKLYFNGGKKKKLRAVDFVGTIAKLEGITADDIGIITIQDNVSYVDILNGKGALVLQAMKDTTVKGKLLKVHIAKK, encoded by the coding sequence ATGAGTGAACTGCAGTTTAGAGAGTATGGTTTGAATGAAGAAATTATCCGGGCCCTGGATGTGCTGAAGTATCTGGAGCCGACCGAAGTACAGAGTAAAGTGATTCCTGTAGCCTTGCAGGGGCAGGATTTGATTGTGAAATCGCAGACCGGCAGCGGCAAAACAGCGTCGTTCGGTATCCCGCTCTGCGAGCTGGTGGATTGGGCGGAGAACAAGCCGCAGGCTTTGGTGCTGACCCCAACCCGTGAGCTGGCTGCTCAGGTGAAGGAAGATATCACCAACATCGGGCGTTTCAAGCGGATTAAGGCGGTCGCCTTGTTCGGCAAACAGCCGTTTGCCCCGCAGAAAATTGAACTCACACAAAAGACGCATGTTGTCGTAGGTACGCCGGGCCGTGTGTTCGACCATATTGAACGCGGTACGCTGCCCCTGCAGCGGATCAAATATCTCGTCATCGACGAGGCCGACGAAATGCTCAGCATGGGCTTCATCGAGCAGATCGAGAAGATCATCCAGCAGCTGCCCCGGGAACGGGTGACGATGCTGTTCTCCGCCACGCTGCCGGAGGCGGTGAAGAATTTATGCCGCAAATATATGCAGAGTCCGGCGGATATTGAGATTGAAGCCAGCGGCATCACGACAGCGTCGATTGAGCATGCGCTGATTGAAGTGAGACAAGCTGCCAAATTCCAGCTGCTATGTGATCTGCTCACCGTGGAGAATCCGGACAGCTGCATTATTTTTTGCCGCACACAGGATCAGGTGAACGCCTTGTTCCGCGGGTTGGCCGATCTGGAGTATCCGGTGGATAAGATTCACGGCGGGATGATGCAGGACGAGCGGTTTGAGGTCATGAATGCTTTTAAGCGTGGCCAGTTCCGTTATCTGATTGCCACCGATGTGGCCGCCAGAGGTATTGATATTGAGAACATCACCCATGTGATCAATTACGATATTCCGCTGGAAAAAGAAAGTTACGTCCACCGCACCGGCCGGACCGCACGCGCGGGTAAAAGCGGCAAAGCGATCACGCTCGTTACGCCGAATGAGCACAAATGGGTAGCGGACATTGAGGGCTATATCGGTTTCAGCCTGCCGGTAATGAAAGCTCCTTCGGACGATGCTGTGGCCTACGCCAAACCGGCCTTCGATCTGAAGCTGGGCAAGCAGCAGGTCCGCAAAGCGGGCAAAACCGAGGTCATGAACGAGAACATCATGAAGCTGTATTTTAACGGCGGTAAGAAAAAGAAGCTCAGAGCCGTCGATTTCGTCGGCACCATAGCGAAGCTTGAAGGCATCACCGCAGACGACATCGGGATCATCACGATCCAGGATAACGTCAGCTACGTGGACATCCTGAACGGCAAAGGCGCATTGGTGCTGCAAGCGATGAAAGACACTACGGTAAAAGGCAAGCTGCTGAAGGTGCATATCGCGAAGAAATAG
- a CDS encoding FAD-dependent oxidoreductase yields MKQELVQNDITVIGGGLAGVCAAIAAARLGQKVALIQNRPVLGGNSSSEVRVWVCGATAHGTNRYARETGIMGELFVENQYRNPEGNPYLWDLVVLEAVKAESNITLYLNTDVHEVLAEGDEQERTITAVTGWMMGSERRITFKSSMYLDCTGDGLIGFLAGAKFALGREARSEYGEEWAPEIADDITLGSTILFYTKDTGVPVNFVPPSFAKDISQTTIPIRRVIKSGDSGCHYWWIEWGGEHDAVHDNEMIRDELWSVIYGIWDYIKNSGKFGAENMTLEWVGSLPGKREYRRLTGDYVLNQNDIIAQREFADGVAFGGWSIDLHPPQGMYADASGSKHMHADGVYHIPFRSLYSANVRNMLMAGRDISASHVAFGTTRVMATCAVIGEAAGTGAALSSRKGITPRELQQRHLEELRQTLLRSDASIIGLRSSDEDDVARKARVTASSTLGVIELAQPGEAYPLQHDAAVLIPADPGISRFQLLIDAKQATSVTAELWDTGRRENYVPHTLQARATAHAVAGEQQWLTFDLQWQPQVPQNAFIIIKANDAVSLYHSQQPHSGVLVFFKDEEPHVSKDLEDHSTDQPVVLWKMQGKARQPFCCRIGSPTAAFATDKAVNGYHRPFGGPQQWMSQPMAGGQPEWLQLQWDSVQSIAEIHLTFNDDVNEDLVNLHHHRTAFAIIPELVRDYRVEALVAGGKWTEVAAGSDNRKRKVIHRLPNPVQADQLRVLIDSTNGSRYAELIEIRAYGAVHQ; encoded by the coding sequence ATGAAGCAGGAGCTAGTGCAAAATGACATTACGGTGATCGGCGGCGGGCTGGCTGGAGTATGTGCGGCGATTGCTGCCGCGAGACTTGGGCAAAAGGTGGCTCTGATCCAGAACCGCCCTGTGCTCGGAGGCAATTCCAGCAGCGAGGTGCGGGTCTGGGTCTGCGGAGCAACGGCACACGGCACGAACCGCTACGCCCGGGAAACGGGAATTATGGGTGAATTGTTCGTGGAGAACCAGTACCGCAATCCGGAAGGTAACCCTTATCTATGGGATCTGGTCGTACTGGAGGCTGTCAAGGCTGAGTCCAATATCACACTCTACCTGAATACGGATGTCCATGAGGTTCTGGCTGAAGGAGACGAGCAGGAGCGGACGATTACTGCGGTCACCGGCTGGATGATGGGTTCGGAGCGGAGAATCACTTTTAAGAGCAGCATGTATCTCGATTGCACGGGTGATGGCCTGATCGGATTTTTGGCCGGAGCCAAATTTGCCCTTGGACGGGAAGCCCGGAGCGAATACGGCGAAGAGTGGGCGCCGGAGATCGCCGATGACATTACGCTGGGCAGCACCATCCTCTTCTATACCAAAGATACCGGCGTTCCGGTGAATTTTGTGCCGCCTTCCTTTGCCAAGGACATCTCACAGACGACGATTCCGATCCGACGTGTCATTAAGAGCGGTGATTCCGGCTGCCACTACTGGTGGATTGAATGGGGCGGCGAGCATGACGCCGTTCATGACAATGAAATGATCCGCGACGAGCTGTGGTCGGTCATTTACGGTATCTGGGATTATATCAAAAATTCCGGCAAGTTCGGCGCTGAGAATATGACGCTGGAATGGGTCGGCTCACTGCCCGGCAAACGTGAATACCGGCGGCTTACCGGAGACTATGTGCTAAACCAGAATGACATTATCGCCCAGCGCGAATTCGCGGACGGTGTAGCCTTTGGCGGCTGGTCGATCGACTTGCATCCGCCGCAGGGGATGTATGCCGACGCCAGCGGCTCCAAGCATATGCATGCCGACGGGGTATATCATATCCCCTTCCGCTCCCTCTATTCCGCCAATGTGCGGAATATGCTGATGGCCGGGCGCGATATCAGCGCCTCCCATGTCGCCTTCGGCACGACACGGGTGATGGCCACCTGCGCCGTGATCGGTGAAGCGGCCGGAACCGGAGCCGCACTCAGCAGCCGCAAGGGAATCACCCCGCGCGAACTGCAGCAGCGGCATCTGGAAGAGCTGCGGCAGACGCTGCTGCGCAGCGATGCCTCGATCATCGGGCTGCGCAGCAGCGATGAAGATGATGTCGCCCGCAAAGCGCGGGTCACCGCCTCAAGCACGCTGGGCGTGATTGAGCTGGCTCAACCGGGCGAAGCTTATCCGCTGCAGCATGATGCCGCTGTGCTTATTCCTGCGGATCCGGGAATCAGCCGCTTTCAGCTGCTGATTGATGCCAAGCAGGCCACTTCGGTTACAGCCGAGCTGTGGGACACCGGGCGCAGGGAAAATTACGTGCCGCATACCCTGCAGGCAAGGGCAACTGCCCACGCCGTAGCCGGTGAGCAGCAATGGCTTACCTTCGATCTGCAGTGGCAGCCGCAGGTGCCGCAAAATGCTTTTATCATCATCAAGGCGAACGATGCGGTCAGCCTGTATCATTCGCAGCAGCCGCACAGCGGCGTGCTCGTCTTCTTCAAGGATGAAGAGCCGCATGTATCCAAGGATCTGGAGGACCACTCCACGGATCAGCCCGTGGTGCTGTGGAAGATGCAGGGCAAAGCCCGCCAGCCGTTCTGCTGCCGGATCGGGTCGCCGACCGCCGCCTTCGCAACGGACAAAGCCGTAAACGGCTATCACCGCCCGTTCGGCGGGCCGCAGCAATGGATGTCGCAGCCGATGGCAGGCGGACAGCCGGAATGGCTGCAGCTGCAGTGGGATTCGGTGCAGTCCATCGCCGAAATCCACCTGACCTTCAACGATGATGTCAACGAAGATCTGGTGAACCTGCATCATCACCGCACGGCTTTTGCCATCATTCCCGAGCTGGTTCGTGACTACCGGGTAGAGGCGCTTGTTGCCGGCGGGAAGTGGACTGAGGTTGCAGCCGGAAGCGATAACCGCAAGCGCAAGGTGATCCACCGTCTGCCGAATCCGGTGCAGGCTGACCAACTCAGAGTACTGATTGATTCGACGAACGGCAGCCGTTATGCGGAGCTTATCGAGATCCGGGCATACGGGGCCGTTCACCAGTAA
- a CDS encoding helix-turn-helix domain-containing protein → MKLLDHIYWKQKTSFALPSDCYDSWVAFAVEEGLFRYEIGEHGGEAGFADLVVCPPGIPFIRETITPLTFHYIQFTPENDESLPQPGLLQLSDTKRLSSTYAYLRQLSEDNSPAAREWKQHLIKDLWLPVHMESRAEAGGRKFSEDAMMDEAASIIADRAAEPLSLLELARELGLSPVQFTRRFRAAFQETPSSYLKSLRLAKARLLLKDSELNLARIAERCGYENGFYLSRVFTNSTGMSPAEYRKRHRL, encoded by the coding sequence ATGAAACTTCTGGACCATATCTACTGGAAGCAGAAGACGAGTTTTGCCCTGCCAAGCGACTGCTATGATTCCTGGGTCGCCTTTGCGGTAGAGGAGGGGCTGTTCCGCTATGAAATTGGAGAACATGGCGGTGAAGCGGGGTTTGCAGATTTGGTCGTCTGCCCTCCCGGAATTCCCTTCATTCGTGAGACAATTACACCGCTCACCTTCCATTACATCCAGTTCACCCCGGAGAATGATGAAAGCCTGCCGCAGCCGGGGCTCCTGCAGCTTAGCGATACGAAGCGCCTAAGCTCGACCTATGCCTATTTGCGCCAGCTCAGTGAAGACAATAGTCCAGCCGCAAGGGAATGGAAACAGCATCTTATCAAAGACCTGTGGCTGCCGGTTCATATGGAGAGCCGGGCGGAAGCCGGAGGGCGTAAATTCTCCGAAGACGCAATGATGGATGAAGCTGCATCCATCATTGCCGATAGAGCCGCTGAACCACTCAGCCTGCTGGAGCTCGCCCGGGAGCTGGGATTAAGTCCCGTGCAGTTTACGCGGCGCTTCCGCGCAGCTTTTCAGGAGACACCTTCCTCCTATTTGAAATCACTCCGGTTGGCCAAAGCACGACTTCTGCTGAAGGACAGTGAACTGAATCTGGCCCGGATTGCCGAAAGATGCGGCTATGAGAACGGATTCTATTTAAGCCGGGTGTTCACGAACAGCACCGGAATGAGTCCGGCGGAATACCGTAAACGGCATAGGCTGTAG
- a CDS encoding sensor histidine kinase gives MKKPDWKMFIPQKLRYRLFGAFLILILLPFSVLNVYNYRQIESLVEEKISQQSHEQLVQMYGTLEDQMSVAFKTLIFLEQDSAVRSVLTKPGNRSPLENKALIEEKFKMLNNSFFLYNPSVYFTLLDFHESVYTSYLPKQALAYEPYRELFSRHLGSVVPADQGTVQREAALPGEAAAQTLDSAEAQGLFYQWDSRDENNMLREVSTSPYLLSLYAYMKDSGGNRYGLARISIDYSFWFQSVLKESLSSQDYFLITGKGETVARSSKKAVLAPEITREIALHPAQAYLTDDKSGTLINYVYIESLDWYMVNRIPLAVLFKEISGLKQRYFLTFFAFTAAFVLMAFMISATFTRPLSHLQNKMKDVVRKNLKIRIPEGRSHGEVLELTRTFNTMLDDTNKLIAQLKAEERQKEAVHFHMLLAQMNPHFLLNTLNTMKWSAIRSGNEEISEMCVSLGKLLEVSLNAEVELVYLKDEIELVQAYLHIQRIRYQGSFEVTCDFEDELEYALVPKLSLQPLVENAIRHGVGPLTERGQISIRIYRNDKAQLTLEVGDNGIGMEESRRLQVTRTRKGIGLSNLKERLRLLFKGQSELEILQLSPGTLIRFSIPFLLSTPYVQDKKIE, from the coding sequence ATGAAGAAGCCGGACTGGAAAATGTTTATACCCCAGAAGCTGAGATACAGGCTGTTCGGCGCTTTTCTCATCCTTATCCTTTTGCCGTTCAGTGTGCTGAATGTATACAACTACCGGCAGATTGAATCCCTCGTCGAGGAGAAAATCAGCCAGCAGAGCCACGAGCAGCTGGTGCAGATGTATGGAACGCTGGAGGATCAGATGAGCGTAGCCTTCAAGACGCTGATCTTTCTGGAGCAGGATTCGGCGGTCCGCAGTGTTCTGACAAAGCCAGGCAACCGGTCGCCTCTAGAGAATAAGGCACTGATCGAAGAAAAATTCAAAATGCTCAACAACAGCTTCTTCCTATACAATCCTTCCGTATATTTCACCTTGCTGGACTTTCATGAGAGCGTATACACTTCTTATTTGCCGAAACAGGCGCTGGCCTACGAACCGTACCGTGAGCTCTTCAGCCGCCATCTGGGGAGCGTTGTCCCTGCAGATCAGGGCACGGTCCAAAGAGAGGCTGCCCTCCCGGGTGAAGCAGCAGCGCAAACATTGGATTCCGCAGAAGCCCAAGGCCTGTTCTACCAGTGGGATTCACGCGACGAGAACAATATGCTGCGGGAGGTATCCACCAGCCCTTATCTGCTCTCGCTGTATGCCTATATGAAGGACAGCGGAGGCAACCGCTACGGGCTGGCCCGGATCAGTATCGATTATTCCTTCTGGTTCCAGTCCGTCCTCAAGGAATCGCTGAGCAGTCAGGATTATTTTCTGATTACCGGCAAGGGAGAGACTGTGGCCCGCTCCTCCAAAAAAGCGGTGCTGGCCCCGGAGATCACCCGGGAAATTGCCCTCCATCCTGCACAGGCGTATCTGACCGATGACAAGTCCGGCACACTGATCAATTATGTCTATATCGAGTCGCTGGACTGGTATATGGTCAACCGGATTCCGCTGGCCGTGTTGTTTAAAGAAATTTCCGGGCTGAAGCAGCGTTATTTCCTGACGTTTTTTGCCTTCACAGCTGCATTTGTACTAATGGCCTTTATGATCTCTGCTACCTTTACCCGTCCATTGTCGCATCTGCAGAACAAGATGAAGGATGTCGTCCGCAAAAACCTGAAAATCCGCATCCCCGAAGGCCGGAGCCATGGCGAAGTGCTGGAGCTGACCCGGACCTTCAATACAATGCTGGATGACACGAATAAGCTGATTGCCCAGTTGAAGGCAGAGGAGCGGCAGAAGGAAGCAGTTCATTTCCATATGCTGCTGGCCCAGATGAACCCGCATTTTTTGCTGAACACCTTGAACACGATGAAATGGAGCGCCATCCGCAGCGGGAATGAGGAGATCTCCGAAATGTGCGTGTCGCTGGGCAAGCTGCTGGAGGTCAGCCTGAATGCTGAGGTTGAGCTGGTCTACCTCAAGGACGAGATCGAGCTGGTTCAGGCTTACCTGCATATTCAGCGGATCCGGTATCAGGGCAGCTTTGAGGTAACCTGTGATTTTGAAGATGAGCTGGAGTATGCGCTGGTGCCGAAGCTGAGCCTGCAGCCGCTGGTGGAGAATGCGATCCGCCATGGCGTCGGCCCTCTGACTGAACGGGGGCAGATCAGTATCCGTATTTACAGAAATGACAAAGCGCAGCTTACGCTGGAGGTTGGGGATAACGGTATCGGCATGGAGGAATCCAGGCGCCTGCAGGTGACACGGACCCGTAAGGGGATCGGACTGTCCAACCTGAAGGAACGGCTGCGGCTGCTCTTCAAGGGCCAAAGTGAGCTGGAGATTCTCCAGCTGTCACCGGGAACCCTGATCCGGTTCAGTATTCCCTTCCTGCTGTCGACACCTTATGTGCAGGACAAGAAGATCGAGTAA
- a CDS encoding response regulator transcription factor, translating to MWSVLLVEDEVFVRESVREIISWEELGFMVIGESGNGTEALELITRDKPDLVLADIVMPGLNGIELLKQTRQAGLNTKFIMLTCMGEFEYVRQAMEYGASNYILKLSMSVGSLRDTLRKVSAELSAGSHRNVALLEADGIPAVVAASAEAPDTANPGPGGAFPEDEVKNPPLSGFGSLSGPIVSHPEISKIIEYIGEHYDRDITVKSMSRYVMMGENYISALFKKKTGHTLIHYLHGVRMEKAAVFLRETDLPVHEVGHRVGFPSDNYFIKIFKRWTGCTPSQYRHREE from the coding sequence ATGTGGAGCGTACTGCTGGTGGAGGATGAGGTATTCGTAAGAGAGTCGGTGCGGGAGATTATTTCCTGGGAGGAGCTCGGCTTCATGGTTATCGGCGAATCCGGCAACGGGACCGAAGCGCTGGAACTAATCACGCGGGATAAACCTGATCTGGTGCTCGCGGATATCGTGATGCCTGGTCTGAACGGCATTGAGCTGTTGAAGCAGACCCGTCAAGCGGGGCTGAATACGAAATTTATTATGCTGACCTGCATGGGAGAGTTCGAATATGTCCGCCAAGCGATGGAATACGGGGCCTCCAATTATATTCTCAAGCTGTCAATGAGCGTAGGTTCATTGCGGGATACGCTGCGCAAGGTTAGCGCCGAGCTGAGTGCCGGCAGTCACCGGAATGTTGCTCTTTTGGAGGCAGACGGGATTCCGGCGGTTGTTGCAGCTTCTGCGGAAGCACCTGACACCGCTAACCCCGGACCGGGTGGGGCTTTTCCTGAAGATGAGGTAAAAAATCCGCCGCTGTCCGGCTTCGGCTCCCTGTCCGGGCCTATTGTTTCGCATCCGGAGATTAGCAAGATCATTGAATATATCGGAGAGCATTATGACCGCGATATTACAGTCAAGTCCATGTCCCGCTATGTGATGATGGGAGAGAATTATATCAGCGCCTTATTCAAAAAGAAAACCGGGCATACGCTGATCCATTATCTGCACGGTGTGCGTATGGAGAAAGCGGCAGTGTTTTTGCGGGAGACCGATCTGCCTGTGCATGAGGTGGGGCATCGGGTGGGCTTTCCGAGCGATAACTATTTCATCAAAATCTTTAAGCGCTGGACCGGATGCACCCCGAGCCAATACCGCCACCGTGAGGAATAG
- a CDS encoding ABC transporter substrate-binding protein has product MKTKKGLTLLAACVLMLGILGGCGGTKNNTGGEAQGKEGSKTVKLTMWGAVPPENGPQEVVDTWNAEHPETQVEYVRFVNDDDGNLKLDTALSTGQNVDLFVNYTLTNLDKRIKGGTALDLGEFSDYNIDEKMGTDAATWKIDDKYYGMPTKKNALFFALNKDALDKAGLALPTAWTWDEAREYAAKLKAEGFKYGLVQHTASLVDPLDSALVKNGYVKADGSSNLDDPLITKWLETLNGMMQEDATTPPLGEQLTSKMPVENMFLGGESAMINIGEWLIRSSNNMTDFPREFTIAFAPVPRLADNEADFVKSGGLGDFISINAKSKNKQAAWEFLKWYADGGMIPMAAGGRLPSSNAVDQQTAITHLLGDHADTYDKASLEFVLYGDKTPTFVRSIAQEIVDMRAQEYEKYFLGSQTAEQTVQSMVKRHNEWLKQNQ; this is encoded by the coding sequence ATGAAAACTAAAAAAGGGTTGACCCTGCTGGCGGCATGCGTGCTGATGCTTGGGATACTGGGCGGATGCGGAGGAACTAAAAATAACACCGGTGGAGAAGCGCAGGGGAAGGAAGGCAGCAAAACGGTGAAGTTAACCATGTGGGGTGCCGTTCCGCCGGAGAACGGACCACAGGAGGTTGTGGATACCTGGAATGCGGAGCATCCTGAGACTCAGGTCGAATACGTGCGTTTTGTCAATGATGATGACGGCAACCTGAAGCTTGATACTGCACTCTCGACGGGGCAGAACGTCGATCTGTTCGTCAATTATACTCTGACCAATCTGGATAAACGCATCAAGGGCGGCACTGCCCTCGACCTCGGCGAATTCAGCGACTATAACATCGACGAGAAAATGGGTACGGATGCTGCTACCTGGAAAATAGACGATAAATACTACGGGATGCCAACCAAAAAGAATGCTTTGTTCTTTGCCTTGAATAAGGATGCGCTCGATAAAGCCGGGCTGGCCTTACCAACGGCATGGACCTGGGATGAAGCAAGAGAATATGCCGCCAAACTGAAGGCAGAGGGTTTCAAGTACGGGCTGGTGCAGCATACTGCCTCGCTGGTTGATCCGCTGGATTCCGCTCTCGTGAAGAACGGTTATGTCAAGGCGGATGGCAGCTCTAACCTTGATGATCCGCTGATCACCAAATGGCTTGAAACACTGAACGGAATGATGCAGGAGGATGCCACCACCCCGCCGCTTGGCGAGCAGCTGACCTCCAAGATGCCTGTGGAGAACATGTTCCTGGGCGGAGAATCAGCGATGATCAACATTGGGGAATGGCTGATCCGCAGCTCCAACAATATGACGGATTTTCCGCGTGAGTTCACCATCGCCTTTGCTCCCGTTCCAAGGCTGGCGGACAATGAGGCGGATTTCGTCAAAAGCGGCGGACTGGGCGACTTCATCTCCATCAACGCCAAATCCAAAAATAAGCAAGCGGCCTGGGAGTTCCTGAAATGGTATGCCGACGGCGGCATGATTCCGATGGCGGCCGGAGGTCGCCTGCCTTCCTCCAATGCGGTGGACCAGCAGACCGCGATCACCCATCTGCTTGGCGATCATGCGGACACCTATGATAAAGCTTCACTTGAGTTCGTGCTCTACGGCGATAAGACGCCAACCTTTGTCCGCAGCATCGCCCAGGAAATCGTGGATATGCGCGCCCAGGAATACGAGAAATATTTTCTTGGCAGCCAGACTGCGGAACAAACGGTACAGAGTATGGTCAAACGCCACAATGAATGGCTGAAGCAGAATCAGTAA
- a CDS encoding carbohydrate ABC transporter permease codes for MNKSWMKRQSRLGYLFIGPNMLGVLLFFIIPAAYSFYLMFTDYKFMDPEIHFVGLDNISRMLGDELFYVALKNTLIFLLAVPVSILLAFIVAVILNKSVYFQKTLRALYFMPYITSGVAIAFVWMLLFQPTSGPINGFLRGIGINHPPGWLSTTETSMYAIDIIWIWFMLGYNMIIFLAALQEIPEELMEAAKIDGARPWQSIRRIVWPLVSPTTFLLLITGLIMTIKNFGIIQAITQGGPGNSTTVLSLFIYQNAFRYYEMGYAAAISWALFAIIMIFTVFQWAGQKRWVHY; via the coding sequence ATGAACAAATCATGGATGAAGCGGCAGAGCAGGCTGGGCTATCTGTTTATCGGACCGAATATGCTCGGGGTCCTGTTGTTTTTTATTATACCGGCCGCCTATTCGTTTTATCTGATGTTCACCGATTACAAATTTATGGACCCGGAGATTCATTTTGTCGGTCTGGACAACATTTCGAGGATGCTGGGAGACGAGCTTTTTTATGTGGCGCTGAAGAATACGCTTATCTTTCTGCTGGCCGTTCCGGTGTCGATTCTGCTGGCTTTTATAGTGGCGGTTATTCTGAACAAATCTGTTTATTTTCAAAAAACGCTGCGGGCGCTTTATTTCATGCCTTACATTACCAGCGGCGTAGCCATTGCATTTGTCTGGATGCTGCTGTTCCAGCCGACCTCGGGTCCGATTAACGGATTCCTGCGCGGTATTGGCATTAACCATCCGCCAGGGTGGCTGTCCACGACGGAAACCTCGATGTATGCGATTGACATCATCTGGATCTGGTTCATGCTGGGCTACAACATGATTATTTTTCTGGCTGCCCTGCAGGAAATTCCCGAAGAGCTGATGGAAGCCGCCAAAATTGACGGAGCCCGTCCTTGGCAGAGCATCCGCCGTATAGTCTGGCCGCTGGTGAGTCCTACAACCTTTCTGCTGCTGATCACCGGACTGATCATGACAATCAAGAACTTCGGCATCATTCAGGCGATCACCCAGGGAGGGCCGGGAAACAGCACAACGGTGCTGTCACTGTTCATTTATCAGAATGCCTTCCGCTATTACGAGATGGGTTATGCCGCCGCCATAAGCTGGGCGCTCTTCGCAATTATCATGATTTTCACCGTGTTCCAGTGGGCCGGCCAAAAACGCTGGGTCCATTACTGA